In a single window of the Aridibaculum aurantiacum genome:
- a CDS encoding RsmE family RNA methyltransferase — protein sequence MSLPIFFHDEAINGEFMTLNEDASKHIVQVLRMKEGEALHLTDGRGNLFTTVVADAHKKRCSVRISESSYKPQKDKQVSIAISLLKNASRFEWFLEKATEIGVTSIIPLLCHRTEKQHFRYERMKQIVVSAMMQSQQVWLPVLHQPVAFKEAIESSDFSEKLVAHCEDEQKHHVRDFHAASSVQILIGPEGDFTKEEIALALEHNYKPVTLGDTRLRAETAGVVAASLLCV from the coding sequence ATGTCGCTGCCTATATTTTTTCATGATGAAGCAATCAATGGTGAGTTTATGACGCTCAATGAAGATGCATCCAAACATATTGTACAGGTGCTTAGGATGAAGGAGGGTGAAGCATTACATCTTACTGATGGGAGAGGTAATCTTTTTACAACTGTTGTAGCAGATGCTCATAAAAAAAGATGTTCAGTAAGGATATCTGAAAGCTCTTATAAACCGCAAAAAGACAAGCAGGTGAGCATTGCTATTTCACTTTTAAAGAACGCCAGCCGCTTTGAGTGGTTCCTGGAAAAAGCTACTGAGATTGGCGTTACATCTATTATTCCGCTGTTGTGCCACCGTACCGAAAAGCAGCACTTCCGTTACGAAAGAATGAAGCAGATCGTGGTTTCGGCAATGATGCAAAGCCAGCAAGTATGGCTACCTGTTTTACACCAGCCTGTAGCTTTTAAAGAAGCCATAGAAAGCTCCGATTTTTCTGAAAAACTGGTAGCCCATTGCGAAGATGAACAGAAGCATCATGTGCGGGATTTTCATGCTGCATCATCTGTTCAGATTCTTATTGGTCCCGAGGGTGATTTTACTAAAGAAGAAATAGCACTAGCACTGGAACATAATTATAAACCTGTTACACTTGGAGATACACGACTGCGTGCAGAAACAGCAGGAGTAGTGGCGGCTAGTTTGCTTTGTGTATAG
- the pheT gene encoding phenylalanine--tRNA ligase subunit beta, with protein sequence MTISYNWLSSYLPVAVEPQKLSKILTSIGLEVESLEQYESIKGGLEGVVVGEVETCSQHPNADKLKLTTVNVGKAEPLKIVCGASNVAAGQKVLVATIGATIHPTTGEPMTMKAAKIRGEESQGMICAEDELGLGNSHEGIIVLPSDAKPGTPASEVFPVYTDWIYEIGLTPNRMDAMSHLGVARDVCAYITIHDRTDAKPKTPFSNAFKVDNQSLPIKVTVENKDACKRYAGVSITGVTVADSPQWLKDKLVAIGQRPINNIVDITNYVLHETGQPLHAFDADAIKGNHVVVKNLEAGSGFVTLDEKERKLESEDLMICNAEEGMCIAGVFGGAHSGVTEATKNIFLESAWFNPPSIRRTSFRHGLRTEAAARFEKGVDISNTVNVLKRAALLIKEVAGGEIASDVVDVYPDPEPKTEVALKFHYLKKLSGKNYHPDSVRKILTSLGFEILKEGMDEIRVAVPFSKPDISLPADIVEEILRIDGLDNIEINGEMHFTPAIDENTAKEALREKAAAYLAGLGMSEIVTNSITNSQYYTEEQQALAVKMINSLSAELDTMRVSMLETGLETISYNINRKNTNLQFFEFGKSYSTTKVGEYREQEQLAIYLTGTIGQDSWNSKSKPIDFYQAKGIAAAVLQLVGIGTPTITVQESNNYSILLKAALKNTSLLTVGEVSQQKLKQFDIKQPVYFIEVQWKEVLDLVTKQNITYKEVSKFPAVQRDLAIVVDKALQYNSVQSVVENLKLTRLQQVQLFDIFESEKLGAGKKSMAISFTFLDAEKTMTDKEIDSMMNKIIQSFEKELLAEVRK encoded by the coding sequence ATGACGATAAGTTACAATTGGCTCAGTTCGTATTTACCCGTTGCAGTTGAACCACAAAAACTCTCAAAAATCCTTACCTCAATAGGTTTAGAAGTAGAAAGCCTGGAGCAGTACGAAAGTATAAAAGGCGGATTAGAAGGAGTGGTAGTGGGTGAAGTAGAAACCTGTTCTCAACATCCTAATGCCGATAAACTAAAGCTGACCACGGTAAATGTGGGCAAAGCTGAGCCGCTGAAGATTGTTTGCGGTGCCAGCAATGTAGCTGCAGGACAAAAAGTGCTGGTAGCTACCATTGGTGCTACTATCCATCCTACAACTGGCGAGCCTATGACCATGAAGGCTGCAAAGATCCGCGGCGAAGAAAGCCAGGGAATGATCTGCGCGGAAGATGAACTGGGATTGGGAAACAGTCATGAAGGAATAATTGTACTTCCCTCCGATGCTAAACCAGGCACTCCTGCCTCTGAAGTTTTTCCTGTTTACACTGATTGGATATATGAGATTGGTCTTACACCTAACCGTATGGATGCTATGAGCCATTTGGGTGTAGCGCGTGACGTGTGTGCTTACATCACCATTCACGATAGAACAGATGCAAAACCGAAAACACCTTTCAGCAATGCTTTTAAGGTAGACAACCAGTCGCTGCCCATAAAGGTGACTGTAGAAAATAAAGATGCTTGTAAAAGATATGCAGGTGTAAGTATAACTGGTGTAACCGTAGCAGACAGCCCGCAATGGCTAAAGGATAAGCTCGTTGCTATTGGCCAACGTCCCATCAATAATATAGTAGACATCACAAATTATGTGCTGCACGAAACAGGGCAGCCACTGCATGCTTTTGATGCCGATGCTATAAAAGGAAACCATGTGGTTGTAAAGAACCTGGAAGCAGGCTCTGGCTTTGTAACATTAGATGAAAAAGAAAGAAAGCTGGAAAGCGAAGACCTGATGATCTGTAATGCAGAAGAAGGAATGTGCATAGCAGGTGTATTTGGTGGAGCTCACAGTGGTGTTACTGAGGCTACTAAAAATATTTTCCTTGAAAGCGCCTGGTTCAATCCGCCCAGTATCCGCAGAACTTCATTCCGCCATGGATTGAGAACAGAGGCTGCTGCACGGTTCGAGAAAGGTGTAGATATTTCTAATACGGTAAACGTGCTGAAACGCGCTGCACTTCTTATAAAAGAAGTTGCCGGTGGCGAAATAGCATCTGATGTAGTAGATGTTTATCCTGATCCTGAGCCAAAAACTGAAGTAGCGCTAAAGTTTCACTACCTGAAAAAGCTGAGCGGTAAAAACTACCACCCAGACTCTGTCAGGAAGATCCTTACCAGTCTTGGATTTGAGATTCTGAAAGAAGGTATGGATGAGATACGTGTAGCAGTGCCTTTCAGCAAACCGGATATTTCGCTTCCGGCAGATATAGTGGAAGAGATATTACGAATAGATGGGCTGGATAATATCGAGATAAATGGTGAAATGCATTTTACGCCAGCCATTGATGAGAACACTGCTAAAGAAGCGCTGAGAGAAAAAGCAGCGGCTTACCTCGCAGGGCTTGGCATGAGCGAGATCGTTACCAACTCCATCACAAACAGCCAATATTATACAGAAGAGCAACAAGCACTAGCAGTTAAAATGATCAACAGCTTGAGCGCAGAACTGGATACCATGCGCGTTTCGATGCTGGAGACTGGATTGGAAACTATATCCTACAACATCAACCGCAAAAACACCAACCTGCAGTTTTTTGAATTCGGTAAATCTTATTCAACAACCAAAGTTGGCGAATACAGGGAGCAGGAGCAACTGGCTATTTATCTAACAGGTACTATTGGCCAGGACAGCTGGAACAGCAAAAGCAAACCTATAGATTTTTACCAGGCAAAAGGTATTGCAGCTGCCGTGTTACAACTAGTTGGAATTGGAACTCCAACCATCACTGTTCAAGAAAGCAACAACTACAGCATTCTGCTAAAGGCTGCATTGAAAAATACCAGCCTACTCACCGTAGGAGAAGTGTCTCAGCAAAAGCTGAAGCAGTTTGATATTAAGCAGCCGGTTTACTTCATAGAAGTACAATGGAAGGAAGTACTGGATCTTGTTACAAAACAAAACATCACATACAAAGAAGTTTCAAAATTCCCTGCTGTTCAGCGCGATCTTGCTATCGTAGTTGACAAAGCACTTCAGTATAATTCAGTGCAATCAGTGGTTGAAAACCTGAAATTGACACGCCTGCAACAGGTACAACTGTTTGACATTTTTGAAAGCGAAAAGTTAGGTGCAGGTAAAAAATCCATGGCCATCAGCTTCACTTTCCTTGATGCTGAAAAGACAATGACGGATAAAGAAATTGATTCGATGATGAATAAGATCATCCAGTCGTTTGAGAAAGAATTGTTGGCTGAAGTAAGAAAATAA
- a CDS encoding TylF/MycF/NovP-related O-methyltransferase, with product MKSFVAFPSDKDKVLLPLVTPRNKSGKLLAHVEIYKQVASLNGSIVKCGIAAEEGFVRFMALKQAMKPSQNRHMIAFEKFSYTNQHIPDPLLNLKIKNVGIAIKDNQQAMMRKANAEDIEFIPGHVDDSIAAYLIENPELKISYLNIDLDNYEMTTTSLEFFYPRLVLGGVIIFDNYHKQQEEYKAVRDYFFGKPVSLNCFSPKNGPYYLYRH from the coding sequence ATGAAGTCATTTGTTGCATTTCCATCAGATAAGGACAAAGTTCTTTTGCCCCTGGTCACGCCCCGCAATAAGTCTGGTAAATTACTTGCTCACGTAGAAATATACAAACAGGTTGCGTCCCTCAATGGAAGCATCGTAAAATGTGGAATTGCTGCAGAAGAAGGTTTTGTAAGATTCATGGCACTGAAACAAGCCATGAAGCCATCACAGAACCGTCACATGATAGCATTTGAAAAGTTTAGTTATACCAACCAGCATATACCAGATCCTTTATTGAACCTGAAGATTAAGAATGTAGGGATCGCAATCAAGGATAATCAACAGGCGATGATGCGGAAGGCAAATGCAGAAGATATAGAGTTCATTCCGGGGCACGTAGACGACTCCATAGCTGCATACCTAATAGAAAATCCTGAACTGAAGATCTCTTACCTGAACATTGACCTCGACAATTACGAAATGACAACCACCTCACTTGAATTCTTTTATCCAAGACTGGTGCTGGGCGGGGTGATTATTTTTGATAATTACCATAAACAACAGGAAGAATACAAGGCTGTAAGAGATTATTTTTTCGGAAAGCCAGTATCACTTAATTGCTTCTCGCCTAAAAATGGGCCTTATTATTTGTATCGCCACTAA
- a CDS encoding Sec-independent protein translocase subunit TatA/TatB, with the protein MTNLFIGMPGGSEWILIVLAILILFGGRKIPEFMRGIGRGIREFNDAKSNVKREIEEGMNENEVKASTTTTSTTPTQPS; encoded by the coding sequence ATGACGAACCTATTTATAGGAATGCCTGGTGGAAGTGAGTGGATACTAATTGTTTTGGCCATCCTTATTCTTTTTGGCGGTAGAAAGATCCCTGAATTTATGCGTGGCATTGGAAGAGGCATTCGCGAATTCAACGATGCAAAATCGAATGTAAAGAGAGAAATAGAAGAAGGAATGAACGAAAATGAGGTGAAAGCGTCTACGACTACTACTTCTACTACTCCTACTCAGCCATCTTAA
- the rplS gene encoding 50S ribosomal protein L19 — translation MNAVAYVHEQLTATKQVPKFKAGDNVTVNYKIIEGNKERIQSFKGDVIKRQGQGATATFTVRKISDGVGVERLFPVNSPNIESIVLHKVGKVRRAKLFYLRERSGKSARIKEKRY, via the coding sequence ATGAACGCTGTAGCTTACGTGCATGAGCAGTTGACTGCTACCAAACAGGTGCCTAAATTTAAAGCCGGTGACAACGTTACCGTAAATTATAAGATTATTGAAGGAAACAAGGAAAGGATCCAGTCTTTTAAAGGAGACGTGATCAAGCGCCAGGGCCAGGGAGCTACTGCTACTTTCACTGTTCGTAAAATATCTGATGGCGTAGGTGTAGAGCGTCTGTTCCCTGTGAACTCACCAAACATTGAATCAATCGTACTTCACAAAGTAGGTAAGGTTCGTCGTGCTAAACTGTTTTACCTGCGCGAAAGAAGCGGTAAGAGTGCAAGGATTAAAGAAAAAAGATATTAA
- the gatA gene encoding Asp-tRNA(Asn)/Glu-tRNA(Gln) amidotransferase subunit GatA: MKNGTTTCVDAVLFYLQQIKEHQHLNAWLEVYEEEALARARQLDEKRSAGEGIGALHGVVVGLKDVICFTGHKVSAASAILAEYTSIYNATATERLLHEDAIIIGRQNCDEFAMGSSNENSAFGPVLNAADLTRVPGGSSGGSAVAVQAGMCMVSLGSDTGGSVRQPADFCGVVGFKPTYGTISRYGLIAYASSFDQIGIFANTVDDVALVLDTISGADDYDSTMIQKPATISYPVEIGEQKQRYCYFKNALEHPSLNGEISTHVNSFTEILTAAGHTVEAIDFELLDYIIPTYYILTTAEASSNLSRYDGVRFGKKFSHSITDISEAYKGVRSEGFGAEVKRRILLGTFVLSAGYYDAYFTKAQQVRQLLKTQTDTIFQQYDAILLPTVPSPAFKLGEKKDPVEMFLADIYTVYANLVGIPAISIPLFKTADNLPFGLQVMTSRHNDLPLLAFAKQMMDLKEGKI, encoded by the coding sequence TTGAAGAACGGTACTACCACTTGCGTGGATGCCGTTCTTTTTTATTTACAGCAAATCAAAGAACATCAGCACCTGAACGCGTGGTTGGAGGTGTATGAAGAGGAAGCGCTGGCCCGGGCAAGGCAGCTGGATGAAAAACGATCAGCCGGCGAAGGTATAGGTGCTTTACATGGCGTAGTTGTAGGACTTAAAGACGTTATATGCTTTACCGGCCATAAAGTCTCTGCTGCTTCTGCTATCCTGGCTGAATACACCTCTATATATAATGCTACTGCTACCGAAAGATTGCTACACGAAGATGCCATCATCATAGGCCGGCAAAACTGCGACGAGTTTGCCATGGGTAGCAGCAACGAAAATTCGGCTTTTGGACCGGTACTAAATGCTGCAGATCTCACACGTGTACCGGGAGGCTCATCAGGAGGATCAGCCGTAGCTGTACAGGCAGGTATGTGCATGGTAAGCTTGGGCAGCGATACAGGAGGATCAGTACGACAGCCAGCGGATTTTTGTGGTGTAGTTGGTTTTAAACCTACCTACGGCACCATTTCCAGGTATGGCTTAATTGCTTACGCATCTTCGTTCGACCAGATCGGCATTTTTGCCAACACAGTAGATGATGTAGCACTTGTGCTGGATACAATAAGTGGTGCAGACGACTACGACAGCACCATGATTCAAAAACCCGCCACCATTTCTTATCCTGTAGAAATTGGCGAGCAAAAACAACGGTATTGCTACTTCAAAAATGCGCTTGAACATCCCAGCTTAAATGGTGAAATTTCTACCCATGTAAATTCCTTTACAGAAATTTTAACAGCTGCTGGACATACAGTAGAAGCTATTGATTTTGAACTACTTGACTACATTATTCCTACTTATTATATTTTAACAACTGCAGAGGCTAGTAGCAACCTTTCGAGGTATGACGGGGTACGTTTTGGGAAGAAATTTTCCCACTCAATTACCGACATCAGCGAAGCTTATAAAGGTGTAAGAAGCGAAGGTTTTGGCGCGGAAGTGAAGCGCAGAATCTTACTTGGAACCTTCGTTTTGAGCGCCGGTTACTACGACGCCTACTTTACTAAAGCCCAACAGGTTAGGCAGCTTCTAAAGACGCAGACGGATACGATATTTCAACAATACGACGCCATACTACTACCCACTGTTCCCTCTCCTGCTTTCAAGCTGGGAGAAAAGAAAGACCCGGTTGAAATGTTCCTTGCTGATATCTATACGGTGTATGCTAATTTGGTAGGAATTCCTGCTATTTCTATCCCACTATTCAAAACCGCCGACAACCTGCCCTTTGGCTTGCAGGTGATGACTTCTCGGCACAATGACCTACCTTTGCTGGCCTTCGCCAAACAGATGATGGATCTGAAAGAAGGTAAAATCTAA
- a CDS encoding lytic transglycosylase domain-containing protein, translating to MLFMKNVNLLVKLRRLVKSIAVSLIIVTLGIVTIAFKSATNDTDNKNPKESGQTKDGFKSLFSASTFDPAKPYISQLNPKAVPFVQDYIQKRGTALEKMRVWGKPYFDMYDGILSKYDVPKELKYLSVIESQLQPNVVSVAGAVGPWQIMASEARRMGLKVGGKVDERTNFLKSTHAAAKILKELYGQFNDWILVVAAYNCGAGRMRQAIRKSGSTNFWELQAYLPLETRNHVKKFIGTHYVLEGNGGLTTMTAAELKAVKPVAALQPVEDANTSIVEISGKYNSLVVAKQLGMEVTEFNKMNPQFDKVLSMGNSYNLRLPKEKVNMFSSKKNNILNESVQFMINSSNAFSAGQ from the coding sequence ATGCTATTCATGAAAAATGTGAACCTCCTTGTTAAGCTACGTCGGCTTGTAAAATCTATAGCAGTCAGTTTAATTATTGTAACCCTTGGTATCGTAACAATCGCTTTCAAAAGTGCAACCAACGATACTGACAATAAAAACCCCAAAGAATCAGGCCAAACTAAAGATGGATTTAAAAGCCTGTTTTCTGCCAGCACTTTCGACCCTGCTAAACCTTACATCTCTCAGCTAAACCCTAAAGCTGTTCCTTTTGTACAAGATTATATACAAAAGCGTGGAACCGCCCTTGAGAAAATGCGAGTATGGGGCAAACCATACTTTGACATGTATGATGGTATCCTGAGCAAATATGATGTTCCTAAAGAACTGAAATACCTTTCTGTAATAGAATCGCAGCTACAACCAAATGTGGTATCTGTAGCTGGTGCGGTTGGTCCATGGCAGATAATGGCTTCTGAAGCCAGGCGTATGGGCTTGAAAGTAGGTGGTAAAGTAGACGAAAGAACTAATTTCCTCAAGAGCACCCACGCAGCTGCTAAAATTCTAAAAGAACTCTACGGCCAGTTCAACGACTGGATCCTTGTGGTGGCAGCCTATAATTGCGGTGCAGGAAGAATGCGCCAGGCAATCAGGAAAAGCGGGAGCACCAACTTCTGGGAGCTACAAGCTTACCTGCCCCTGGAAACCCGTAACCACGTGAAGAAGTTCATAGGTACGCACTATGTGCTGGAAGGCAACGGCGGCCTGACTACAATGACTGCTGCCGAATTGAAGGCCGTAAAGCCGGTAGCTGCTCTTCAGCCTGTAGAAGATGCTAATACTTCTATAGTAGAGATCAGTGGCAAGTACAATTCGCTTGTAGTTGCTAAACAACTAGGGATGGAAGTCACGGAATTCAATAAGATGAACCCGCAATTCGACAAGGTTTTGTCGATGGGAAATAGCTACAACCTCCGTCTCCCTAAGGAGAAGGTAAATATGTTCTCAAGCAAGAAAAACAACATTCTGAACGAATCAGTTCAGTTTATGATCAATTCATCAAATGCTTTTTCTGCTGGTCAATAA
- a CDS encoding cell division protein ZapA has translation MAENDNLIPVNILIADRSYRLKIEPEDEEMVRRTMKMINEKIVEYRMEFSGKDMQDYVAMVLLWFATELQKPSTTAPVNNSEAINKLQRLEELITKSLEN, from the coding sequence ATGGCTGAAAATGATAACCTGATTCCTGTAAACATCTTGATTGCTGACCGCAGTTACCGGCTTAAGATTGAGCCTGAGGACGAGGAGATGGTACGACGGACCATGAAGATGATCAATGAGAAGATTGTTGAGTACCGCATGGAGTTCTCTGGCAAGGATATGCAGGATTATGTGGCTATGGTACTGTTGTGGTTTGCTACCGAACTGCAGAAACCATCTACCACCGCACCGGTTAATAATTCTGAAGCCATTAATAAACTGCAACGGCTGGAAGAGCTGATCACCAAATCGCTTGAAAATTAA
- the dnaB gene encoding replicative DNA helicase, with product MDLTNLNKDRKNRRKPSLDLSTMVYGKVPPQAKELEEAVLGAIMLEKSAFDTVVEILKPECFYVDAHQRIFRTFQSLAQKSLPIDILTVVEELKMREELDMVGGPYAVTKLTNMVVSTANIEAHARIVLQKFIQRELIRISGEIIGDAYEDSTDVFDLLDESESKMFNITNNYLKKNFDDIGSVLVKTIQRIDELRNKTDEISGVPTGFPSMDKVTYGWQATDLIILAARPAVGKTAFALNLLRSAALHPEKPTPVAFFSLEMSSAQLVARILSAESGIMLEKISRGKLEDYEMQQLYTKGVTKLSDAPIYIDDTAGLNIFEFRAKARRLVNKHKVGLIIIDYLQLMSGSGDGKQTNREQEISRISRDLKGLAKELSVPIIALSQLSRAVETRKESKMPQLSDLRESGAIEQDADMVMFLYRPEYYEINTNEMGESNRGETHVRIAKHRNGSLETIKLRALLHIQKFVEEESDDFGTGGGGGFNPGAGSGGGGSWKPVQPGGGPAAGSGVDDNARLFIQKGSKMNSGEFDEGFDEAPPF from the coding sequence ATGGATTTGACCAACCTGAACAAAGACCGGAAAAACCGCCGGAAGCCTTCCCTTGACCTGAGTACGATGGTATATGGTAAAGTACCACCGCAGGCAAAAGAACTGGAAGAAGCAGTGTTGGGAGCTATCATGCTGGAAAAAAGTGCGTTTGATACTGTAGTAGAAATACTAAAGCCTGAGTGTTTTTACGTAGACGCTCACCAAAGGATTTTCAGAACTTTTCAATCGCTGGCTCAAAAGAGTTTACCTATAGACATTCTTACTGTAGTAGAAGAGCTGAAAATGCGGGAAGAGCTGGACATGGTGGGTGGTCCTTATGCAGTAACGAAGCTTACCAACATGGTGGTTTCTACAGCAAATATTGAGGCGCATGCGCGTATCGTTCTGCAGAAATTCATCCAGCGCGAACTGATACGCATTAGCGGAGAGATCATTGGTGATGCTTACGAGGATAGTACGGATGTATTCGACCTGCTTGATGAGAGTGAGTCGAAGATGTTCAACATCACCAACAACTACCTGAAGAAGAACTTCGATGACATAGGTAGCGTGTTGGTAAAGACCATCCAGCGTATAGACGAACTTCGAAATAAGACTGATGAGATATCGGGCGTACCAACCGGTTTCCCTTCAATGGATAAAGTGACTTATGGCTGGCAGGCAACGGATCTTATCATCCTGGCAGCTCGTCCGGCTGTGGGTAAAACAGCTTTTGCACTTAACCTTTTGCGTAGCGCTGCACTACACCCCGAAAAACCAACTCCAGTGGCTTTCTTCAGTTTGGAGATGAGCTCTGCACAGCTGGTTGCGCGTATCCTGAGTGCGGAAAGTGGTATCATGCTGGAGAAGATCAGCCGTGGTAAATTGGAAGACTACGAAATGCAGCAGCTGTACACAAAGGGTGTTACCAAACTTAGCGATGCTCCTATTTATATTGACGATACTGCCGGTCTGAACATCTTTGAATTTCGTGCAAAGGCAAGACGACTGGTGAATAAACATAAAGTTGGATTGATTATCATTGACTACCTGCAGCTAATGAGCGGCAGTGGCGATGGTAAGCAAACAAACCGTGAACAGGAGATCAGCCGTATTTCGCGTGACCTGAAAGGGCTTGCAAAAGAATTGAGTGTGCCGATCATTGCGCTGAGCCAGTTGAGCCGTGCGGTGGAAACGCGTAAAGAAAGTAAGATGCCGCAGCTGAGTGACCTTCGTGAATCTGGAGCGATAGAGCAGGATGCGGACATGGTAATGTTCCTATATCGCCCGGAATACTACGAGATAAACACCAACGAGATGGGCGAAAGTAACCGTGGTGAAACGCACGTTCGTATAGCCAAGCACCGTAATGGTAGCTTGGAAACCATTAAGCTGCGCGCTTTGCTTCATATACAAAAATTTGTAGAGGAAGAAAGTGACGACTTTGGTACCGGCGGTGGTGGAGGATTCAATCCTGGTGCTGGCAGTGGTGGCGGTGGAAGCTGGAAGCCGGTGCAGCCAGGAGGCGGCCCTGCAGCTGGCAGTGGAGTGGATGATAATGCCCGCTTATTCATTCAAAAAGGAAGTAAGATGAATAGTGGCGAATTTGATGAAGGCTTTGATGAGGCCCCACCTTTCTAA
- the rny gene encoding ribonuclease Y yields the protein MDPIIISIIAVVAGVIVGVIIGKFVFAKDTRKQVEEAEQQAQKIISDAQLQAETLKKEKILEAKEKFVQLKSEHDKEVLDRNRKISDVENRLKQKEVSINQKENNLEKQLKENEAIKENLNRQIEVVNQKRTELEKHQEEHIRRLEKIAGLTAEEAKNQLIESLKQEAHTRALGLQQEILDDAKQKANKEARKIIIQTIQRTAAEQAIENAITVFNLETDEIKGQIIGREGRNIRAIEAATGVDLIVDDTPEAIVLSSFDPLRREIARLSLQRLISDGRIHPARIEEVVEKTRKQLEEQIMEIGERTVIELGIHGLHKELVRIVGKMRFRSSYGQNLLMHSREVANLCGLMASELGMNPKLAKRAGLLHDIGKVPDEETELSHALLGAKLAEKYGENPAVVNAIGAHHDEMEMQYVISPIIQACDAISGARPGARREIMQQYLQRIKELETLALGYQGVEKAYAIQAGRELRVIVEADKVTDNDSDKLSFEIAQKIQTEMTYPGQIKVTVIREKRAVNIAR from the coding sequence ATGGATCCGATCATAATATCCATAATCGCAGTCGTAGCAGGAGTGATTGTAGGAGTAATAATAGGAAAATTCGTATTTGCAAAAGATACCCGTAAACAAGTAGAAGAAGCAGAACAACAAGCTCAAAAAATTATTTCAGATGCACAGCTCCAGGCAGAAACGCTGAAGAAAGAGAAAATACTGGAAGCGAAAGAAAAGTTTGTACAGCTAAAGAGTGAGCACGATAAAGAGGTACTGGACCGTAATCGTAAGATCAGCGATGTTGAGAACAGGCTTAAGCAAAAAGAAGTTAGCATCAATCAAAAAGAGAATAATCTTGAAAAGCAGCTGAAGGAGAATGAGGCGATAAAAGAAAACCTGAACAGGCAGATAGAGGTAGTAAACCAGAAACGCACAGAACTGGAAAAACACCAAGAGGAACATATTCGCCGCTTAGAAAAAATTGCTGGACTTACTGCTGAAGAAGCAAAGAATCAACTGATAGAAAGCCTGAAGCAGGAAGCACATACACGTGCCCTTGGCTTGCAACAAGAAATACTGGACGACGCTAAGCAGAAGGCTAACAAGGAAGCAAGGAAGATCATTATACAAACTATCCAAAGGACAGCCGCCGAACAAGCTATAGAAAATGCCATTACTGTTTTCAACCTGGAAACAGATGAGATTAAAGGGCAGATCATTGGTAGAGAAGGTAGAAATATACGTGCTATAGAAGCTGCCACCGGGGTAGACCTGATAGTAGATGATACCCCTGAAGCAATTGTACTTTCTTCTTTCGATCCGCTTCGTAGGGAGATCGCACGTCTCTCTCTACAGCGCCTTATTTCAGATGGCCGTATTCACCCTGCACGTATAGAAGAGGTGGTGGAGAAAACAAGGAAGCAACTGGAAGAACAAATTATGGAGATCGGTGAGCGCACCGTTATAGAATTAGGTATTCATGGCCTTCACAAAGAGCTGGTACGTATCGTAGGTAAAATGAGGTTCCGTTCTTCTTATGGACAAAACCTGCTGATGCACAGCCGGGAAGTTGCAAACCTTTGTGGCCTTATGGCAAGCGAACTAGGCATGAATCCAAAACTGGCTAAAAGAGCCGGGCTGCTTCACGATATTGGTAAAGTACCTGACGAAGAAACAGAACTGAGCCACGCATTACTTGGTGCTAAGCTGGCAGAAAAGTATGGCGAAAATCCTGCAGTGGTAAATGCCATTGGTGCTCACCACGATGAAATGGAGATGCAATATGTTATCTCGCCTATTATACAAGCTTGTGATGCTATTAGCGGTGCAAGGCCGGGCGCACGTCGCGAAATCATGCAGCAGTACCTGCAGCGCATAAAAGAACTGGAAACACTTGCTCTGGGCTACCAGGGAGTAGAGAAAGCTTACGCCATCCAGGCAGGAAGAGAACTACGCGTAATAGTAGAAGCCGATAAGGTAACGGATAACGATAGCGACAAGCTTAGCTTTGAAATAGCGCAGAAGATACAAACTGAAATGACTTACCCGGGCCAGATAAAAGTGACAGTGATAAGAGAAAAACGTGCTGTGAATATAGCCAGGTAA